The Pseudomonas sp. MH9.2 genomic interval GCAGTTGGATGAGCGCGTTTCTCAGGCGCGTGAACTGCCACTGTTGCTCGCCGAATTGAGCGCGTTGCAGGGCAAAGCGTTGACCCTGCTGGAAAACTCTGAAGAGACAAACTCACGGCCGGGACTCCTGCAGCGGTTGTTTGGTGGTCGCGAGGCTGCCAATACCGGCACGGAGCCGATGCCCGAGGCTGCGATGGGCTCGGTATTGGCGTCTGTCGAGTCGGTGATGCTGCCTGCCGAAACGCGGATTGAAAGCACAAAGGTCCCTGAGCACGCTCAAGTGGTGCAGGTCGCCTCACCCGTGCCTGCCGCTCCTGCAACCGGTCAGCGTGTTGATGACCCGGTAGAAGAGGCGCCTGAGCCTGCCGCGATAACGGTGCCAGTGCCTGCGGCTGTCAGCTCGACGCCAACGGTCGCGGCGCCTGCAGTCCTTGATGCCCGTGCGCCAACCGAGGCGCCAGTTGCCGCAGAGGTTGCGCTCGTTGTCGAAGAGGTGTTTGTCGCACCGGAGCTGATTGAGCAATTGCCAGTCGCGCTGCCTGAGCGCCTTCCAGACGCCGTCGATAGCGGCGCGCTGGCCGCTGAGCCGGTGGCTGAGAGCGTGCCGCAGCTCGATCAAGAGAATGTCGAGCAAGACGTCACCTACGACCTCCCGGCTACTCCAGAGCCAACTTACAGCTCTGTGGCGACACATATTGAAGAAACACTGCTGGGCCTGCTTGACGACCTGACCTTGCCGGAGCGTCACCAGCCTCAAGCACAGTCGATGCGAGAACGTTTGGCCAAGGGCCTGAACTGGTACGAATTGTTGCCGCTTCTAGATGACCTGGTCGTGCTGATGTTGGCGATCACGGACAGCGGACAGCATGAGTTCGAGGTGTACCTCAAGCAACTCAACGAGCGGCTTGAGTCATTTCAGAGCAGCTTGCAGGCCGCCAGTGAGGGCCAGGCCGACAGCTGCTCTGTTGCCCGCGACATGCAAAGTGAGCTGCGTGAACAGGTCGATGGCCTGCAAAGCAGCGTGCAGGACGCAGCCGACCTGAACAGCCTCAAGCAGGTCCTAGAGAATCGTCTGGAGGGCCTGCTGGGCACGATGGATCAGCATCAGCAGCAGCATGACGAGCGGGAGCAGGAAGTCGCTGCACGGCTGCAAGGCCTGGCGAACCGGGTCGCGACCATGGAACAAGAGGCTCAGGGCTTTCGCGTGCACCTTGAGGAGCAGCGGCAGAAAGCCTTGGTCGATCCGCTGACGGGCCTGCCCAATCGTGCCGCCTGGAGTGAACGGCTGGAGCAGGAGGTCGGTCTTCGGCAAAAAAATGGCAATGAGCTGCTGCTGGGGATGATTGATCTCGATTACTTCAAAAGGATCAATGACAACTACGGCCACCTGGCGGGCGACAAGGTGCTGAAGATCATCGCCACAGAACTGCGCAAACGTCTGCGGCCCGGCGACTTTATCGCCCGTTTTGGCGGTGAAGAGTTTGTTCTATTGATCCCGCATACCCCCATGCCTGATGGTGTGGCGTTGATGGACAAGCTGCGCAGGGCCATCGAGGCCTGCCCGTTTCACTTCAAGGGCGAGCCGGTAACGGTCACCATTTCTGTGGGGATCACTGCTTTTGGGGTGGGTGAGCGTAGCGAGTTTGTGTTGAAGAGAGCGGACGAAGCGTTATACCGCGCCAAGGATGAAGGCAGAAACCGCATCGAATGCGGCTGACAGGCCCCGTGTCGAGTAATGACTAAATATTGCGTAACGCTGCTTTACTAAAGCGTTTTGTCAGCATTACGTTATGCTATTGCATTACTTGCCTATGCGTGTTCCGACCTTCCATGAAATTGCTCACCGCTTTGGTTTTGTTCATCTTCCTGACCGCGTGCACCAGCAGTGGTCCGAAGCTCGACACCAGTCACCCCTCCGCCAACCATGACAGTCGGGTCCAGTTCGTCATCGTGCACTACACCAATGCGTCGTTGGAGCGTTCCTTGGCGCTATTGACCCATGGCGAGGTCAGCAGCCATTACCTGATCGGCGATCAGTCGCGCCCCACGGTCTACAAACTGGTCGATGAAAACCTTCGCGCCTGGCATGCCGGCGAAAGCGAGTGGCAGGGCCGAACCTGGCTCAACTCCAGCTCCATCGGAATCGAAATAGTCAACCCGGGTTTCCGCGATACGCCCACTGGCAGGCTTTGGTACCCCTATACAGAGGGCCAGGTCCAGGCGTTGATCGTATTGCTCAAAGACATCGTCAAACGCAATAACATCGATCCTCGACACATCATTGGACACAGCGACATCGCTCCTCTGCGCAAGCTCGATCCGGGCCCATTGTTTCCATGGAAGCGTCTTGCGGATGAAGGGCTGGGTATCTGGCCGGATGCACAGAGGGTGGCTCAGCGCCAGGCGTCGATGATGGACAACCTGCCGAGCGTTACCTGGTTTCAGCAGCAGTTGGCGCAGCTGGGTTATGTGACTCCCCAAACGGGCGAGCTGGATGTGGCTACACGTCACGTGTTAGCGGCGTTCCAGATGCACTATCGGCCGGAGCGATTCGATGGTCAGCCGGATGTGCAGAGTGCAGCTATCCTGCAAGTGCTCAATCATTAACGCTAAAAACAGCCGGCCCGTCTGATAGGGCAGGTTATTTTCTGAGTTGTTGCTATACCTCAGTGATATTCATTTGGATAGACATTGATGTCGATGGCTGCTGCACGCACTCTGATCTTTCGTCCCTGGCTGCTGGCCTTACTGGCGGCATTGATCAGTGCTGTCTTGTTGTTAGTCGGCAGCTTTGGCTTGGTCATGCATCAAGCCAGGCAGGATGAAAGAGAACAGATGAATGCTCAGGGCGAGCGCTTTTTGGTGCGTCTGGAGCAAATGTTCGGCCAATTGCGCGAAGGTCTCGATCAGCTGGAGGCCCAGCCTTTGCGCAGCTGTAGCCCGCAAATGCTGGAACTGCTGCGTCAGGTCAGCGTCAGCTATCGGTTCGTGTATGACGCCTCGTTTGTCGGTGGGTCGCAGCCGTGTTCGAGTCGGGGGGGGCAAAACCTGGTCGATTCCCCGCGCGCTCCGGATATTCGCGGGCCTACCTATGACTATTGGCTCAATACGTCTGCCCAGCCCGATGACAATCTGGCTGCGTTGATGCTGGGACGAGGCGATTTCCGGGTGTTGACCTCTCGGGGGCACCTCACCGATGTGGTTGATCTGCCCGTCGATGGCAGTCTGTTGGTGGTGCTTGATAAAGGCGCCAGGGCCATACCGGTGTTGGGGCCTGCGCAGGCATGGCCACCGACACCGGACTGGTCGGCCGACACCCTGCAAACCTTGGTCACCACCCCCACTCAGCTTATTTACCGGATGCCCACGCAGAGCCCGGAATACCAGCTTGTACTCATCACTTCGCGCACAGGGCTACAGCCGCAAACGAGGGGTGCCTGGTGGTTGCTGATCCCGGCCAGTCTCCTGATTGCGCTGTGCATCGGTGGATTGGTGTTGCAATTGGTGCGTCAGCGCCAGTCGTTGGGCGGCGAGCTTCATGGCGCGTTGCGTCGGGGCGAATTGCAGGTGCTTTATCAGCCAATATTCGATCTCAACAGTCGCCGCTGCGTCGGTGCCGAGGCTTTGGTGCGCTGGCGTCGGCCGGATGGCAGTTTGACCAGCCCGGATCTGTTCATTCCACTGGCGGAGAACACCGGGCAGATTCGGCAAATCACCGACTTTGTTCTTCAACAATTACTGGAACAGTTAGGCCAGTTATTGCGCGCGAATCCGCATTTGTACATCTCGGTGAACCTGGCCGCATGTGATGTCATGGCCCCACGCATTGGTCGGGTAGCGGCCAGATTGCTGACGCTGCATCGGGTGGCCGCGCGTCAGATTGCGTTCGAGGTGACCGAGCGCGGGTTGATTGATGTCGTGGTGGCACGCGATCACCTGCAAGCACTGCGCGACGTCGGCCATCAGGTATTGATCGACGATTTTGGCACCGGTTATTGCAGCCTTGCGTACCTGCAAACCCTGCCTGTGGATTGCCTGAAAATCGACAAGGCATTCATCGACGCGCTAGGGCACGATGCGGCGAGCAGCGGTGTCGCGCCGCACATCATTCGCATGGCTCACGCCCTGCAGTTGCGCGTGATCGCCGAAGGGATAGAGTCAGAAGCGCAGGCCGTGCTGCTCAGCAGTGAAGGCGTGAGCTATGGCCAGGGCTGGCTGTTTGCGCGGCCATTGAGCGCAGCCAAATTTTCCGAACTGGTTACCGGCGGGCGGCGAACACTCTCCCGCCGCAACGATGATGAGGCCTGAGACCTCACGCCTAGATCGGCAATGCCATGTAGAACTGAGTGCCCTGCCCCGGTCGCGAATAGACGCCCATCCGGCCACCGTGCAATTGCACGATTTCCTTGCACAGTGCGAGACCTAGCCCTGCCCCGCCTTTCTTGCGCCCGACCTGAACGAAGGGTTCGAAAATCCGCCCTTGCTGCCCATAAGCGATGCCTTCACCGTTGTCCTCGATGCTGACGATGACACGCTCGCCGTGGCGCCGTGCCTGCAGGCGAATCAGCCCGTTCTGCGGGGTATGGCGTAGCGCGTTATCCAACAGGTTATCCAGTACGCGCTCAAGCTGCGTCTTGTCGGCGTTCACGCGTGGGAGCGGCTCCTGAATCTCGACCAGCAACGCGATATTCTGCTCATCGGCTTGTTCGGCGAAACGCTGGCGCGCCAGCTCGAGCAGATCATCAAGGGCGCAGGGGGCGAGGCTGAGTTTTTGCAGACCATTCTGGTAACGCGAGAAATTCAGTAGATCGTTGATTAACTGCATCAAACGCTGCATTTCTTCATTGACCGTATTAAGCAGGTCGGCTTCACGCGAGTCCGCGGCAAAGTGCACGCGCTCTTGAAGCAGGCCGAACGCCATGTGCATGCCGGTCACGGGGGTGCGCAATTCATGGGAAGCGCGCAGTACGAACTCGCTGCGTACCCGCTCGAATGCACGTTGTTCGGTCACGTCGCGCAGCACCATCACCGCGCCAAGGATATGGCCCTTGGTATGGCTGACGGGCGTCAAACTGTAGGTCAGCAGCCGTGACTCGCCATCGACCTCAATGGCCAGGTCGTCGGGGACACGATCCAGACTTCCGCCGCGCAGCGTCAGGTACAGCTGTTCGTCCAGCTCAGGGCGCTGCAAGGCCTCGCCCAACCCTTGACCGAGTCGGTTTTCGTCCCAGCCCAGTTGGCGTTGGGCTACTGGATTAAGGTGCTCCAGACGGCCTTGCCGGTCAATCATGAGCAACCCGTCATCGATGCTGTCAAGCACTGCTTGCAGGCGCTGCTGACCCGCGAGCAGCTCATCGATATTCGTCGCCTGATGCTGGCGCAAGGCTTCGGCCATGATCCCGAAACGTCGAGTCAGCAGGTTCATTTCCGCCGCCGAAGAAATCGGCAGCGTGACCTCGAAATTGCCTTGGCCGATATTGTCGGCGGCCTTGGCCAGTGCCTCGATAGGTGCGCCGAAACGCTGAGCAATACCGTGGGCGGTAATAAAACCGATACACAAGACGGCAATGCCCACCAATCCCAGCAGGGCGGCAATCCAGAGAGCCCTTTCTCGGGCCGTACTCTGGGTTTGATTGATGTTTTCCAGTGCTTGCCTATGGGCGTCGATCAACCCGTTGCGCAGGACATCGAAACTGTTAGTCAGCGCCACATTATCGCGGACCTCGGCGGGTTGACGTTGCGATTGCTCGAAATCCTGAATAAACCGCTGATAATCGATGCGGGCCTGAGTAAAACCGTTTTGCAGATTGCTTTGCGCTTCGTTTTCGATGCCTTGGGCCAACAGCGCTTGAAACTGCTGGCGAGCCTGCAAGACGGCGGCTCTATCGGACTGTCCTTTGAGCATCATGACCAATTGATCGCCGAGGTTCTTGCGCAACTTCAGGCCCAAGTCGAGGGTGATGAAGTTTTGCTGGACCAGCGACTCCTGGGCTTTTGCCATCTGCATCACGCTGACGAGCCCGAGCAGCAGTCCCAGCAGCGCGACCGTGATCAACGCCGAAATGCTCAGGAACAACCGGGTACGCAACTTCATCGTGAACTTCATGAATTGAGATTCATAGCGTGTACTGCTTGCGTTTGCGGTACAGCGTCGAGGCATCGATACCCAGGGTTTTAGCGGCTTGGTCAAGCGTGTCGCTGGTCGCCAGAACGGCGCCGATGTGGGCTTTCTCCAATTCGTCCAGGCTCAGCGCAGCGCCGATCCGTGGTGCGTTATTGGTCGGCTGCTCGGCCATCCCCAAATGACTCACCTCCACGCGTTCTTGAGGGCAAATGATGCTGGCCCGTTCGACCACGTTACGCAGTTCCCGAATGTTGCCGGGCCAACGATAATTGAGCAGGGCTGCCCGCGCCTCTTCGCTGAAACCGCGTCCGGGACGGGCGTACTCCTTGACGAAGCGGGCAAGAAACCGGTCGGCGAGGGCCAGAATATCTTCGCTACGTTCACGCAGCGGCGGCAGATTCAGGGTAATGACGTTTAAGCGATACAACAGGTCTTCGCGAAAACGGCCATCGCGCACCATGTCTTCAAGGTTGAGGTTGGTTGCCGCCAGAATTCGCACATCGGCTCGACGCGTGACCGGGTCGCCAACGCGCTCGTACTCTTTGTCCTGGATGAAACGCAGTAGTTTAGGTTGCAGCGTCAGCGGGAAATCGCCGATCTCGTCGAGGAACAGGGTGCCGCCATCGGCCTGGTTGACCCGGCCCAATGTGCTTTCGCTGGCGCCGGTAAATGCACCACGGCTATGGCCGAACAGCTCGCTTTCCATCAGTTCGGCGGTCAGCGAGGGGCAGTTGATCGTGATGCAGGACTTCTTCGCCCGTTTGCTCCATGCGTGAATCGCACGCGCCAGCTCGCCTTTTCCAGTGCCGGACTCGCCGAGAATCAGGATGTTCGCATCCGTATTCGCGACCTGACGCGCGGTTTCCAATACGGCCATCATCGACGGGCTGTGAGAGTCCAGGCCGTCCTTGGGCTTGCGCACTTCACCTTCCAGCGCTTCGAGCCGCGCGGACAGTTGACGGATTTCAAGTTGCTTGGCGGTGGCCAGTCGCAGTTGATCCGGGCTGCAAGGTTTTACTAGGTAGTCGGCCGCGCCCGCCTGAATCGCATCGACGGCGGTATCGACGGCTGAGTGGGCGGTGACGATCACCACGCGCATCCACGGCGCCTGGATGCGCATTTGCGCCAGCACGTCCAAGCCATTGTCTTCACCCAGGCGCAGGTCCAGAAAGCACAGGTCGAATACCTGGCGCTGAAGCAACGCCTCTGCCTGGGCCGCGCTGTTGGCGGTGGCGACGGTATAGCCTTCATCTTCAAGGCAATAGCGAAAGGTGCGAAGGATCGCGGACTCGTCATCCACTAAAAGAATACGGCCTTGATGCTCAGTGGCTGTGTCCATATTCCTACGCTCCTTTAAGACTGTTCTTAGTTAGTCCCGGAAAAATCGGGCAAGTTGCATGGTTAATTCTGCTTGATTCGGCGGTCTGCATGGTAGCTATCTGTTAGTGATGTCGTCATCGGCCTGATTTATATGCGTTTTAGCGTCTCAAACGTGCTGGCACGAGGCTTGCGACACTCCCGCGACTATCGTCACAAACAACCTGCGCAGACATTGATGGAGAATCGTTATGCACCCGCTGAAGAAGATTGCCCTGGCCACCGCTACGACCGCAGTACTGGGGTTGACCCCTATGTTTGCGCAGGCCGCTCAGGAAGATCTGGCTACTCAGCTGACCCAGGCGCGGCAGGAAGGTTCGATCTGGACCGCGTTCGCTCTTAACCGCCATTTGAGCCCTTTCAAGATCGACGTCACGGTCGAGAAAGGGACTGCGGTGCTCAAGGGCAAGGTTGAAAATGACGTTGATCGTGAGTTGGCTGAACAGATAGCGCTCGACACCAAAGGCATAGACAAGGTCGATAACCAGCTGGAGGTAGACCCAAATGTCGCTGCTGAGCCAGGCACTAAAGCCAAAATCGCTCAGCGTTTTGAAGATGCAACACTCACCGCGACGGTGAAATCAAAACTGCTGTGGAACAGCGTGACCCAGGCGCTGAGTATTCAAGTGGATAGCAAAGACGGGGTGGTCACGCTTAAAGGCCAGGCCCAAAGCGCCGAAGCCAAGGAGCTGGCTGGCAGGCTGGCGAGCAACACCGATGGGGTGACAGAGGTTAATAACCTGATCAGCCTGAGTGCCAGTGACCCCTCGGTGCCCAAGGTCCAGCCTGGCGCAACTAACGCCGGCGAAGTGATCAGCGATCTCTGGATTACCAGCAAGGTTAAATCCAGTTTGATCTACAGCCGTAACCTTGATGGATTGAACATCAAAGTCGATACCAAGGATGGCATGGTCAGCCTGAGCGGTGTGGTCGCCAATTACGCCGAAAAACAACTGGCGGTCGAAATCGCGCGGAATATTCGTGGCGTACGCGGTGTTGATGCCGACGCGTTGAAAGTCATCACCCGGACGGCGGGTTAGTCCCATCGTGCAGAACGCACGATGCCCATGGGGCCGTCGTGCAGGATGCTTGCAAGTATGCGGCTGTTATTTATTTAAATACTTGATAAGTAAGGTTTTTTATAGATAAAGAAGCTGGCATGCAGGCTGCAGAAGGTTACGTAACAAAGGCTGAGCAGTACGCTCGCCCAACAAGATCGAACAGCCACTCAGGTGGAGGAGTTTCAGGATGAACAGCCCGCGTATCGCTCAACTGCGTATTTCGCCTCTGCCTATTCAGCAGGGTTTGTTTGTCAGCCTGGCGCTGCTCGTCACTTTGATTGTCGGACAACAATTTGAGCGTTGGGACAGTCACCGGAATGTGCATCAGATCAAACAGCCTTTCATGACCGGCAGCACCTACACCAACGTGAGCGCCGCAGCCCCGAAAGACGTTGCCCTGAGCTTGCAACCGGTCGAGGGGGAAGCCTCTGTCAGTGAACGACCTCATCCACAAAGCTGGGTGTTCTAGGCATGTTGTCCTGGAAGCCTGAAATATACGCAAGAAAAAACGCAACGTAAGGAGAATCACCATGTTGAGTTGGGCAATCACGTTCTTGATCATTGCTATCGTCGCTGCCGTATTGGGCTTCGGTGGTATCGCTGGCACCGCTACGGGTATCGCGAAGATTCTCTTTATCGTGTTCCTGGTGCTTTTTGTCGCTTCGTTCTTCTTCGGTCGTCGCGGTCGAGGTTGACGCGCTTTTTCACGCCTGTATGCCGCGACACAATCAGGGTCTAATCAGGAGAGCGCTGTGATGCAAGTCCGTGATTTTCATTCAGAAATGAATTTCGCGGACTTGCCGAGCGCTTTATTTTTCGACCATCGATCTAAAAATTTCCAGCAGAAAACTCCCCCGCTTTAATACCGAATTACCTTTTTATTCGCTCATGCCCCGGGTTGGATTTTTAAATCTCTTTTCGCTACAGGCGACGCTTTAGCCAGTCTGGCGCCGAAAAACGGTATTTATTCCCGCCGCGTAAATGACCTTGTTCAATCTGAAACCTGGGTTTCATTTGACGTACCTCATGCCGATTCGGCATGAGGTAGGCGTTTACGGCATTAGACGTCGCGTCTTGTCCTCGGAATAGTTGCGCCCTTTTTCGCCTGCTAAAGAGCTGGGACGCCCAACTGCGGAAACCTTCTACTGGACAGCCCTCAAGCCATCTTTGTCCTCGATGCGGCCTTCAAAAAAAGCCAAGTCAAATGCCTTGATGGGGGATGTCCACGCCACTTGATATAAGGGTAATGACATGAAGAAGGCAAAGCTGAGCCTCGCCTGGCAGATCCTCATCGGTCTGGTTCTGGGGATTGCAATCGGGGCACTGCTCAACCATTTCAGTGCTGAAAAAGCCTGGTGGATCAGCAACGTTCTGCAACCAGCGGGTGACATATTCATCCGCCTGATCAAGATGATCGTGATCCCGATTGTGGTGTCTTCACTGATCGTTGGTATCGCGGGTGTGGGTGATGCTAAAAAACTGGGACGCATCGGCCTCAAAACCATTCTCTATTTCGAAGTCGTCACTACCATCGCCATTCTGGTAGGCCTGGTGTTGGCCAATGTGTTCCATCCGGGCACAGGCATCGACATGAGTACCTTGGGCACCGTCGATATCTCCAAGTACCAGCAGACGGCCTCCGAGGTGCGGCACGAGCATGCGTTCATAGAGACCATCCTCAACCTGATCCCGTCGAACATCTTCGCCGCCATCGCTCGCGGTGACATGCTGCCGATCATCTTCTTCTCGGTATTGTTCGGCCTCGGCTTGTCCAGCCTGCAATCAGACCTGCGTGAGCCGCTGGTAAAGATGTTTCAGGGCGTCTCGGAAAGCATGTTCAAAGTTACCCATATGATCATGAGCTACGCCCCGATAGGTGTGTTTGCCTTGATCGCGGTCACGGTCGCTAACTTCGGTTTTGCGTCCCTGCTGCCGCTGGCCAAGCTGGTGATCCTGGTTTACTTCGCCATCGCTTTTTTTGCCTTCATGGTGCTGGGTCTGATTGCCCGCCTGTTCGGGTTCTCGGTGATCAAGCTGATGCGCATCTTTAAAGATGAGCTGGTCCTCGCCTACTCCACCGCCAGCTCCGAGACCGTGCTGCCGCGTGTGATCGAGAAGATGGAAGCCTACGGCGCACCCAAGGCTATTTGCAGCTTCGTGGTGCCAACCGGCTACTCGTTCAACCTTGATGGCTCGACCCTGTATCAGAGCATTGCGGCGATCTTCATTGCTCAGCTTTATGGCATTGACCTGTCGATAGGGCAGCAATTGATGCTGGTCTTGACCCTGATGGTCACGTCCAAAGGGATCGCGGGCGTGCCGGGCGTGTCCTTCGTGGTGTTGCTGGCAACGTTGGGTAGCGCGGGTATTCCGTTGGAAGGTCTGGCCTTTATCGCCGGTGTCGACCGGATCATGGACATGGCCCGTACGGCGCTGAACGTGATCGGCAATGCCTTGGCGGTGTTGGTGATCTCGCGCTGGGAAGGCATGTATGACGATGCCAAGGGCGAGCGCTACTGGAACTCCCTTCCGCACTGGCGCAGCAAAGAGCCGCTGCCAGCGGGTGAAACCGTCATTGACTGATCACTGACGCGCCGCACTGACAAACCCCGGATTTCCGGGGTTTTGTCTTTTTGACGTTCCTGCCGCAATACGGCCAGCCCCATTTGTTGTTAACCCCTGTCGCCGCTATCATCGCCGCATCTTCTGAGGGACTTACTGATGCTCAATGGCCTATGGCTTGGCTTTTTTGTGGTGGCGGCGGTCTCGGCGCTGGCGCAGTGGCTGATTGGCGGGAATGCCGGGATCTTTGCAGCGATGGTGGAAAGCATTTTCGCCATGGCCAAGTTGTCGGTCGATGTGATGATCCTGCTGTTCGGTACCCTCACCCTCTGGTTAGGGTTTCTGCGCATTGCGGAGAAGGCCGGGATCGTCGATTGGCTGGCCAAGGTACTGGGTCCGTTGTTCCGCCATCTGATGCCTGACGTCCCGCCTGGTCATCCGGCGCTGGGGCTGATCACCCTCAACTTCGCTGCCAATGGCTTGGGTCTGGACAACGCCGCCACACCTATTGGTCTCAAGGCCATGCGTGCGCTGCAAGAGCTGAACCCCAGCAAGACCACGGCCAGTAACGCGCAGATTCTGTTTCTTGTGCTCAACGCTTCGTCCCTGACCCTGATGCCGGTGACGATCTTTATGTACCGGGCTCAGCAAGGCGCGGTGGATCCGACGCTGGTGTTCTTGCCGATTTTGCTGGCGACCAGCGCCTCCAGCCTGGTCGGATTGCTGTCGGTAGCGTTCATGCAACGCTTGCGGTTGTGGGACCCGGTGGTCCTGGCGTATTTGATTCCCGGTGCACTGCTGCTGGGCGGTTTCATGACGCTGCTCGCCGGGCTGTCGGCTACCGCGTTGGCAAGCCTGTCGTCGATCCTCGGTAATTTGACGTTGTTTGGCCTGATCATGGTGTTTCTGCTCATTGCCGCGTTCAAGAAAGTGAAGGTGTACGAGGCCTTTGTCGAGGGCGCGAAAGAAGGCTTCGATGTCGCCAAGAACCTACTGCCCTATTTGGTAGCGATGCTCTGCGCGGTCGGTGTATTGCGTGCGTCAGGTGCGCTGGATTTCGGCCTTGATGGCATTCGGCATCTGGTGCAATGGGCGGGGATAGACTCCCGCTTCGTCGATGCCCTGCCCACTGCAATGGTCAAACCGTTCTCTGGCAGCGCCGCACGGGCGATGCTGATCGAGACCATGCAGACTCAGGGCGTCGACAGCTTTCCGGCGCTGGTGGCCGCGACGATTCAGGGCAGCACTGAAACCACCTTCTACGTGCTGGCGGTCTACTTCGGGTCTGTCGGTATCCAGCGTGCGCGGCATGCGGTGGGTTGCGCACTGCTGGCGGAACTGGCCGGGGTCGTTGCGGCCATCCTCGTTTGCTACTGGTTCTTCGGCGCCATGGCGTAATGCTTTTGACCCTGCTCAAGGGTCCATTGCACCAGTTGCGCCGCTAGCGTATCGCTGGCCTGACTGAAACCCGCCACCACCGAAGGTACCTGTTTGTCAGTGACGGGTTGGTGTACGTCGAAACGGCGGCTGGCGACGATACGTTTGTCCTCACTGACCAGTCGCGCATCGAGACGGACGACCACGTCGATGACCTGTCCATGGTATTCGCTCTGGAACGCCTGTAGCTCGCCGCTCAGCTCAAAATCCGCCTGCAGGTTACTGTCATCGGTGCTGAGCGACTGCACGCGGCCATCGCGCGTAAAGGCGTCAAGCAGTCGGTTACGCAGTGCCACCGGGGCCGGATCGCTCCAGCGCGCGCCCTTGTAATTACTGATCAGATCCCCCTGAGGCACGACGGCGATTCGCGGGCTGTCCAGCGCCTCGCTAGCTCTGGGCCGGGCCACCCGTAGCGACCAGGCAAGCGGTGCTCCGTGGGCGGCTTGCGGTGCTGATTGCGACGTGGTCAATCGGTAGACATCGGACGGTTCAGCTTGTGGCAGGATCGAGCACGCGCTCGACAGCAACAATGCTCCGGCAACGGCGAAACGACCGAGTGAGTGATGGGCAAGCCTCATGGCTCGAACTCCTTGTTCTTGTCGCGGCCCAGAAGGTAACCGCTCGGATTGGCTTCCAGGCGGCGGGAAATTAACCGGAACGAGGTCAGCGTGTCGCGCAATTCGCGCACGGCCGGGCCTAGTTCGCTGAGTCCTTGCATGCCGCTGTCGAGCGAATCATGGTTATTTTTGAGCAGGTTGCTGATGGTCAGGCTGCTTTGCTCGATGGATTTCATCGCCTGTTCGGCGCTGTTGAACATCTGTTTGCCGTCATTGTTGAGCAAGCCGTTAGCGTTGCGCATCAACAAGGCGGTTTGCTCCAGCGTTGCACTCGCTTGCTTACCGACCTGCGCCAGTTGGTTGAGGGCCTGGCGTATATCGTCGCGCTGCTCGGCGATGACGCCGGTGGTTTGTTCCAGATGCTGGAGGGTCAGGCTGAGGCTTTTCGCGTTGTCGGGCGAGAACATCTGGTTGGCGTTGTGCAGCAATTCATTAACGCCGCTCATCAGGTCGCCGGTGTCGTTCAGCAGTCGGGCGATGGGCGAGGGCTTGGCGAAAATAACAGGAAGTTTACCGTCGACGCCCCGCAATACATGGCTTTCTGGCGTGCCGCCACTGAGCTGGATGATCGAGGTGCCCGTAATCCCGGTCAGGGCCAGTTTGGCTTGAGTGTCTTCCTTGATCGGGGTTTCGCCCGCGATACGGATCCGCGCCAGCACTCGCCGCGGATCCTCGGGGTCCAGGCGCAAC includes:
- a CDS encoding MlaD family protein, which gives rise to METRAHHVLIGLFTVIVVAAALLFSLWLAKSSVDTEFKEYEVVFNEAVTGLSNGSGVQYSGIKVGDVAQLRLDPEDPRRVLARIRIAGETPIKEDTQAKLALTGITGTSIIQLSGGTPESHVLRGVDGKLPVIFAKPSPIARLLNDTGDLMSGVNELLHNANQMFSPDNAKSLSLTLQHLEQTTGVIAEQRDDIRQALNQLAQVGKQASATLEQTALLMRNANGLLNNDGKQMFNSAEQAMKSIEQSSLTISNLLKNNHDSLDSGMQGLSELGPAVRELRDTLTSFRLISRRLEANPSGYLLGRDKNKEFEP